Proteins found in one Rhizobium sp. NZLR1 genomic segment:
- a CDS encoding YoaK family protein, with the protein MKLPSLPTLLSFNGGYVDTLGFLSLSGLFTAHVTGNFVTLGATLAHGLDGALSKLLALPMFCLVVFVSRLVCLKLQSRDRSPIRPMLVVKLLLFVGVAAYALFHGPFRAEEGAVTLAVGMALVSAMAIQNGLHKAHLSKAPPSTLMTGTTTQIMLDLADILADPKADEVVTAKARVKKMAAAVATFALGCGVGAVGYMYAPAAAFSLPAVIATVALFASSAGAES; encoded by the coding sequence ATGAAACTTCCTTCCCTTCCCACACTCCTGAGCTTTAATGGCGGCTATGTCGACACACTCGGCTTCCTGTCGCTTTCCGGGCTGTTCACCGCCCATGTCACTGGAAACTTCGTGACGCTAGGTGCCACGTTGGCGCACGGTCTGGACGGAGCATTGTCAAAACTCCTGGCACTACCGATGTTTTGTCTGGTCGTTTTTGTATCACGTCTGGTCTGCCTGAAACTTCAAAGTCGGGATCGCTCACCCATCCGGCCAATGCTTGTCGTCAAGCTGCTGCTGTTTGTGGGAGTTGCTGCCTACGCACTCTTTCATGGCCCGTTTCGGGCTGAAGAAGGGGCCGTCACACTGGCGGTCGGCATGGCCCTGGTTTCGGCGATGGCTATTCAGAATGGGCTTCACAAGGCGCATCTGTCGAAAGCGCCGCCTTCCACGCTGATGACCGGCACGACCACGCAGATCATGCTCGATCTCGCGGACATTCTGGCCGATCCGAAAGCCGACGAAGTCGTGACAGCGAAAGCACGGGTTAAAAAGATGGCAGCAGCCGTCGCGACCTTCGCCCTCGGCTGCGGTGTCGGCGCTGTCGGTTACATGTACGCTCCCGCAGCGGCGTTCAGCCTGCCTGCGGTAATTGCCACGGTCGCGCTCTTTGCAAGCAGCGCAGG